From a region of the Natator depressus isolate rNatDep1 chromosome 15, rNatDep2.hap1, whole genome shotgun sequence genome:
- the UQCR10 gene encoding cytochrome b-c1 complex subunit 9: protein MPLRSRLYSVFFRRTSAFALTIALGAVLFERAFDQGADAFYERLNHGKLWKHIKHKYETQEK, encoded by the exons ATGCCGCTGCGCTCCCGCCTGTACAGCGTGTTCTTCCGCCGCACCTCCGCCTTCGCGCTCACCATCGCGCTGGGGGCCGTGCTCTTCGAGCGCGCCTTCGACCAGGGCGCCGACGCCTTCTACGAGCGCCTCAACCACGGG AAACTGTGGAAACACATCAAGCACAAGTATGAGACCCAAGAAAAGTGA